Proteins from a genomic interval of Rubinisphaera italica:
- a CDS encoding D-2-hydroxyacid dehydrogenase → MTIPATISRKLLVFPAIDSARLQTIQNISRHLNVVNATDKAEALLEISDADAFYGKMTPELLSRANALQWIQTPTASLEHYLFPELIAHPAQLTNMRGLFSDVIADHVLGFVITFARNLHLYRDAQSRNHWGPIGDEHAQTDFLGGPGNVTPVDLAHKHLSDCTMGIVGVGEIGREIAKRAHAFGMKLFGVDPKPTPIPDILEEIWPLDRLPELLQQSDFVVIAAPHTPSSEKLFDADMISQMSPESYLINIGRGAIVDLAALTDALLKKQIAGAALDVFEIEPLPSGHPLWAMPNVLITPHIAAASLRVPERHLQMLLENIRRFLNDEPLLNSVDKQAWC, encoded by the coding sequence ATGACGATTCCCGCCACGATATCCCGAAAATTACTGGTTTTCCCTGCGATCGATTCTGCCCGATTACAAACAATTCAGAACATTTCCAGACACCTGAACGTCGTGAATGCGACCGACAAAGCAGAGGCCCTGCTTGAAATATCCGATGCCGATGCCTTCTATGGCAAGATGACACCTGAGTTATTGAGCCGTGCAAATGCCCTGCAATGGATTCAAACACCCACCGCCAGTCTGGAGCATTATCTATTTCCGGAACTGATCGCCCATCCCGCACAACTGACCAATATGCGAGGTCTGTTTTCGGATGTGATTGCAGATCATGTGTTGGGCTTTGTCATCACTTTTGCCCGAAACCTCCATCTTTACCGAGATGCACAGTCCCGAAATCATTGGGGACCAATTGGCGACGAGCACGCTCAAACTGACTTCCTCGGTGGCCCGGGAAATGTGACACCAGTCGATCTGGCTCACAAGCATCTTTCAGATTGCACGATGGGAATCGTTGGCGTCGGTGAAATTGGACGGGAAATTGCAAAACGAGCTCATGCATTTGGAATGAAGCTATTCGGAGTAGATCCAAAGCCGACCCCAATCCCCGACATTCTGGAAGAGATCTGGCCACTTGATCGCTTGCCGGAATTACTGCAGCAATCCGACTTCGTCGTCATCGCCGCTCCGCACACGCCGAGTTCCGAGAAACTGTTTGATGCTGACATGATTTCGCAGATGTCACCAGAAAGTTATCTCATCAATATCGGTCGAGGAGCGATTGTCGACCTGGCTGCACTGACAGACGCATTGCTGAAAAAGCAAATCGCAGGAGCGGCATTGGATGTTTTTGAGATTGAACCACTCCCCTCTGGCCATCCCCTTTGGGCAATGCCGAATGTGTTGATCACACCCCACATCGCAGCCGCTTCACTTCGAGTTCCGGAACGACATCTGCAAATGCTGCTGGAAAACATTCGGCGGTTTCTCAATGATGAGCCGCTATTAAATTCAGTCGATAAGCAAGCTTGGTGTTAA
- a CDS encoding protein arginine kinase produces MDLDSLLFVTSGWLEGTGKESDVVVSSRIRLARNLAQFPFLTKADDPTRKEIEGLLRDAVSKVRKENKKAKKAAAETEGDQGSRIASESDQPPAKPHYSYSDLTYIDVDTLSKIDRQFLMERQLISRELSESSGPRGVVVGNSQQTSVMINEEDHLRMQVLRSGFNLDACWEEMDQLDDAIEARVAYAYHEQFGYLTACPTNVGTGIRVSVMVHLPALVQTKEIQKVFQAMQKMGLAVRGLYGEGSQAMGDFYQISNQITLGKSEPEIIELIKDVVPNVIDYERRIRKALITENHQQLHDQISRAYGILRSAQTISSEETLHLLSSLRMGVNLGLIETPDLSLANELFIQTQPAHLQKRYAKELSSAERNTARAGYLRERLEASEEE; encoded by the coding sequence GTGGATTTGGATTCGTTACTTTTTGTCACGAGCGGCTGGCTCGAAGGGACAGGGAAAGAGTCGGACGTTGTCGTATCCAGTCGAATTCGACTGGCACGCAATCTGGCCCAGTTTCCGTTCCTGACGAAAGCAGACGATCCAACACGCAAGGAAATCGAAGGTCTCCTGCGTGATGCCGTTTCCAAAGTTCGAAAAGAGAACAAGAAGGCGAAAAAAGCGGCTGCCGAAACGGAAGGCGATCAGGGCTCACGAATCGCCAGCGAATCGGATCAACCTCCCGCCAAACCGCACTACTCCTACAGCGACCTGACCTATATCGATGTCGACACGCTTTCGAAAATCGACCGTCAGTTTCTGATGGAACGTCAGCTCATCAGCCGGGAGTTGTCCGAATCCTCTGGCCCCCGCGGTGTTGTCGTCGGTAACTCTCAGCAAACCAGTGTGATGATCAACGAAGAAGATCATCTCCGTATGCAAGTCCTTCGCAGCGGGTTCAATCTGGATGCCTGCTGGGAAGAAATGGATCAGCTTGACGATGCCATCGAAGCCCGTGTCGCTTATGCCTATCATGAACAGTTCGGATACCTGACTGCCTGCCCAACCAACGTCGGCACAGGTATTCGAGTTTCCGTTATGGTGCACCTGCCGGCTCTGGTACAGACGAAGGAAATTCAAAAAGTCTTCCAGGCGATGCAGAAAATGGGACTGGCCGTCCGTGGACTTTACGGCGAAGGCAGCCAGGCAATGGGAGACTTCTATCAAATCTCCAATCAAATCACGCTCGGCAAAAGTGAGCCGGAAATTATTGAGCTGATTAAAGATGTCGTGCCGAATGTCATCGACTATGAACGCCGCATCCGCAAAGCCCTCATCACCGAAAATCATCAGCAGTTACACGACCAAATCTCCCGCGCTTACGGTATCCTCCGCAGCGCCCAAACGATCAGCTCGGAAGAAACCCTGCACCTGCTTTCGAGCCTCCGTATGGGCGTCAACCTCGGCCTGATCGAAACCCCCGACTTATCCCTGGCCAACGAACTCTTCATCCAGACCCAACCCGCCCACCTGCAAAAACGCTACGCCAAAGAACTCTCGTCGGCCGAACGAAACACGGCCCGGGCAGGGTATTTGAGAGAACGGCTTGAGGCATCTGAGGAAGAGTGA
- a CDS encoding universal stress protein, which yields MTWLPKKSVVVPIDFSGESKRAVETALELVSLPEQVHAIHVMFPLDIVSPGAAWGAVDEVERENAARAHTLEYIKENNFTGVTVLNRVGDPGTEIADYASSINADLIVIPSHGYHGIKRALLGSVAERVIRHAHCPVLVLRREDAE from the coding sequence ATGACCTGGTTACCAAAAAAATCTGTTGTTGTACCGATTGATTTCTCGGGAGAATCCAAACGGGCAGTCGAAACGGCTCTCGAACTGGTTTCTCTTCCCGAACAGGTGCATGCCATTCATGTGATGTTTCCGCTGGATATCGTCAGTCCGGGAGCAGCTTGGGGAGCAGTGGATGAAGTCGAGCGAGAAAATGCGGCTCGTGCTCATACACTCGAATATATCAAAGAGAACAATTTCACGGGCGTAACCGTCCTGAATCGTGTGGGTGATCCGGGAACGGAAATTGCCGATTATGCCTCGTCGATCAATGCGGATTTGATTGTGATTCCTTCGCATGGTTATCATGGAATCAAACGAGCCTTGCTGGGATCGGTTGCCGAACGCGTGATTCGTCATGCCCATTGTCCTGTCTTGGTGTTACGCCGGGAAGATGCTGAGTAA
- a CDS encoding Gfo/Idh/MocA family protein: protein MVSINRRQFMAAISATAFTSMGTPAYSAMANEELRVVVIGLNGIGRTHLEGFPLIPGVRVVGACDVDSAVLGTRAENFDKKFGYQLKKYDDLRRVYDDPNVDAVVLAVPNHWHGLGTVWGCQAGKDVYTEKPCSHNIWEAGQMEKAAQKYERIVQIGIQRRSFPHLQEFFREIREEGVLGKLKSVKGLYLSRRASIGKPEVAPKPLPTVNHDLWCGPGSTKLERLRYHYDWHWFWDYGNAELGNNGPHILDLCRWVVGAEEFPTSVTSVGGRYAWDDNGQTPNTHILSYDYATAPITFEIRDLPTAEGKRDSCKYRGLSYGIVVEGEDATYLGFDTGKVIDHNGKTIREITGDKGPDGGRQLHRENFVKGVRSRKTKDLNCSVRTGHLSSALCHLGNISHQLGEPIALSSLPERVQDQPLIAEASERMNEHLAANGVNSQTASVQLGRTLEIDPAKEVFPNDDAANQLLRREYRSPFIVPEQV from the coding sequence ATGGTTTCAATCAATCGTCGGCAGTTTATGGCTGCGATCTCAGCAACAGCCTTCACATCCATGGGAACTCCTGCATATTCAGCAATGGCTAATGAGGAACTCCGGGTGGTCGTCATTGGTCTGAATGGGATCGGCAGGACACATCTGGAAGGTTTCCCTTTGATTCCCGGTGTACGTGTGGTTGGGGCGTGTGATGTCGACAGTGCAGTCCTGGGGACAAGGGCGGAAAATTTTGATAAGAAATTTGGTTATCAACTCAAAAAATACGATGACCTGCGTCGCGTTTATGATGACCCGAATGTCGATGCAGTTGTCCTGGCTGTGCCGAATCATTGGCATGGACTGGGAACGGTCTGGGGCTGTCAGGCGGGGAAGGATGTTTATACCGAAAAGCCCTGTTCCCACAATATCTGGGAAGCAGGTCAAATGGAGAAAGCCGCGCAGAAATATGAGCGAATTGTACAAATAGGTATTCAACGCCGAAGCTTTCCACATCTGCAGGAGTTCTTCAGAGAAATTCGTGAAGAGGGTGTCCTCGGCAAACTGAAAAGCGTCAAAGGTCTCTACTTGTCCCGCAGAGCATCGATTGGCAAACCGGAAGTCGCTCCGAAGCCATTGCCAACGGTCAATCATGATCTCTGGTGCGGGCCTGGCTCAACAAAACTCGAGCGTTTGCGTTATCACTACGACTGGCACTGGTTCTGGGATTATGGCAATGCGGAACTTGGTAACAATGGCCCCCATATTCTTGATCTTTGCCGTTGGGTCGTAGGAGCCGAGGAATTCCCGACCAGTGTAACGAGCGTGGGCGGGCGATATGCCTGGGATGATAATGGTCAGACTCCGAATACGCACATTCTCAGTTATGATTATGCCACTGCCCCTATCACATTTGAAATTCGTGATCTGCCCACAGCGGAAGGCAAACGGGATTCCTGCAAATATAGGGGGCTTAGTTACGGAATCGTTGTCGAAGGGGAAGATGCGACCTATCTCGGTTTTGATACTGGTAAAGTGATCGACCACAACGGAAAAACGATTCGCGAAATTACTGGAGATAAAGGGCCGGACGGTGGGCGACAACTGCATCGCGAGAATTTTGTAAAAGGCGTTCGGTCTCGTAAAACAAAAGATCTGAATTGCAGCGTCCGGACAGGCCATCTTTCTTCCGCGCTTTGTCATCTGGGCAATATTTCTCACCAGTTGGGAGAGCCAATTGCCCTTTCATCACTGCCAGAACGAGTTCAGGATCAGCCACTCATTGCTGAGGCCTCTGAGCGGATGAACGAACATCTTGCAGCCAATGGTGTGAATTCTCAGACAGCATCGGTGCAGTTGGGACGGACGCTGGAAATCGATCCGGCAAAAGAGGTTTTCCCAAACGATGATGCAGCCAATCAATTGTTGCGAAGGGAGTACAGATCTCCGTTCATAGTGCCGGAACAGGTTTAG
- the rpsA gene encoding 30S ribosomal protein S1, translated as MVDRHLLREFSITDDELDSFLGTSFADLTGEDADMDSVYDETSRSFDANEIIEGRVIRVDDDEVLVDIGAKSEGLVLLEEWEEDEKQPEPGDTVEVLMEDLEDIHGVILLSKRKADRIREWERIIEKCNEGDIVTGNVVRKIKGGLLVNIGVNVFLPASQVDIRRPNDIADFIGQDIECIVLKIDEPRRNIVVSRRKLIEDRRADLKRNLLEKLEEGQLREGIVKNIADFGAFVDLGGIDGLLHITDMSWGRIDHPSNMVNIDDKIEVMILNVDREKEKIALGLKQKSKSPWENIEDRYPLNSRVTGEVTNVMSYGAFVRLEDGIEGLVHISEMSWTRRINHPSELVNIGDQVEVVVLNINTDKQEISLGMKQTQPNPWDNVTEKYPIGATVTGKVRNLTNYGAFIELEEGVDGLLHVSDMSWTRKISHASEMLKKGDEIECQIVSVDEDRRRIALGLKQLAGDPWETTIPDKYGPGTIVTGKVTKITNFGVFVELESELEGLLHVSELADHKVDDPEQEVKVGEEIEVRVLRLDLDDRKIGLSRRLDAELDDVQQVDETGKPIATPGELKGGMGASGGPLFQMPTAEQEAETAAEETAAEEAPTETESAEAESTEEASAESSGEAEGTDETEETEKVDE; from the coding sequence ATGGTTGACAGGCATTTACTCCGCGAATTTTCCATTACAGATGATGAACTGGACTCCTTCCTGGGAACATCCTTTGCCGATTTAACTGGCGAAGATGCCGATATGGATTCGGTATACGATGAGACCTCCCGAAGTTTTGACGCCAATGAAATCATCGAAGGGCGCGTGATTCGCGTCGATGACGATGAAGTTCTGGTCGATATTGGTGCAAAAAGCGAAGGTCTGGTCCTTCTCGAAGAGTGGGAAGAAGACGAAAAGCAGCCGGAACCGGGCGACACTGTTGAAGTGTTGATGGAAGACCTGGAAGACATTCACGGCGTGATCCTGCTCTCGAAACGCAAAGCGGACCGAATCCGCGAGTGGGAACGCATTATCGAGAAATGCAACGAAGGTGATATCGTCACCGGTAACGTTGTGCGTAAAATTAAAGGTGGTTTGCTGGTCAATATCGGCGTGAACGTCTTCCTGCCAGCTTCTCAGGTCGATATCCGCCGTCCTAACGATATCGCCGATTTCATCGGTCAGGATATCGAATGTATCGTTCTCAAAATCGATGAGCCACGACGAAACATTGTTGTCTCTCGTCGTAAGTTGATCGAAGATCGCCGAGCCGACTTGAAACGCAATTTGCTCGAGAAACTCGAAGAAGGTCAACTTCGCGAAGGTATTGTCAAGAACATTGCCGATTTCGGTGCGTTCGTCGACCTGGGCGGAATCGATGGCCTGCTGCATATTACTGATATGAGCTGGGGCCGCATCGATCATCCGTCGAATATGGTCAATATCGACGATAAAATCGAAGTGATGATTCTGAATGTCGATCGCGAAAAAGAAAAAATCGCTCTCGGCTTGAAGCAGAAATCAAAAAGTCCCTGGGAGAACATCGAAGATCGTTATCCGCTCAACAGTCGCGTAACCGGCGAAGTGACCAACGTCATGTCTTACGGTGCGTTTGTGCGACTTGAAGATGGTATCGAAGGTTTGGTTCACATCAGCGAAATGTCTTGGACACGTCGTATTAATCACCCGAGCGAACTGGTCAATATTGGCGATCAGGTCGAAGTGGTTGTGTTGAATATCAACACCGACAAACAGGAAATTTCACTCGGCATGAAGCAGACGCAACCCAACCCTTGGGACAACGTCACCGAGAAATATCCAATTGGTGCCACCGTCACTGGAAAAGTGCGAAACCTCACGAATTACGGTGCTTTCATCGAACTCGAAGAAGGTGTCGATGGCTTGTTGCACGTGAGTGATATGTCCTGGACACGCAAGATTTCGCACGCCAGCGAAATGTTGAAGAAGGGCGACGAAATCGAATGTCAGATTGTCTCTGTCGACGAAGACCGTCGCCGTATCGCACTTGGCCTGAAACAGCTCGCAGGCGATCCTTGGGAAACAACAATTCCAGACAAATACGGCCCAGGCACAATTGTGACTGGCAAAGTGACGAAGATCACCAACTTCGGTGTGTTCGTCGAACTGGAATCGGAACTCGAAGGCCTGCTGCACGTTTCTGAACTGGCCGACCACAAAGTGGACGATCCCGAACAGGAAGTCAAAGTTGGCGAAGAAATCGAAGTTCGCGTTCTGCGACTCGACCTCGACGATCGCAAGATCGGCCTGAGCCGACGTCTCGATGCCGAGCTGGACGATGTTCAGCAGGTTGATGAAACCGGCAAACCGATCGCAACTCCGGGCGAGCTCAAAGGGGGCATGGGAGCCAGTGGCGGACCACTCTTCCAGATGCCAACTGCCGAGCAGGAAGCCGAAACTGCTGCCGAGGAAACGGCAGCCGAAGAGGCTCCGACAGAAACAGAATCTGCAGAAGCTGAATCGACTGAAGAAGCTTCCGCAGAGAGTTCTGGTGAAGCTGAAGGTACCGATGAGACTGAAGAAACCGAAAAAGTTGACGAGTAA
- a CDS encoding Gfo/Idh/MocA family protein gives MSNPDRTSSPLNRRQFLGDSARNAATAAAGVVGLSHISQARVSAFSGDLSKADKVRVGIIGLRNQGLELARTFQQTSGCEIASICDVDAAVRARAGRELNLESNKVRSEEDANFLFDDPNLDALVIATPDHHHAWMSAMAANAGKHLYLEIPTTHKSEEGERLQQMLSQTGVLVQVGLQHRSGQHYHSAMEYLHSGELGSIRYVKAWACVKRQKLITTEKSIPHPLSQHQQKLWLGPESSCELAGPDWHFQWRCLWPFGSGELGSWGVPLLDIARWGLQVDLPNRVTATGGSYHLNDGRDTPDTLHVQYDFPDAAIVWEHRQWSSRGHEGRPHGVAFYGEKGTLIIDRSGWKVYDSKNSVGQPASKTLEPHVQNFVDAIRQNVPLASDFATGRASSDFCHLGNRAFQLGESISVNA, from the coding sequence ATGTCGAATCCAGATCGAACCTCATCACCACTCAATCGCCGCCAGTTTCTGGGGGACAGTGCCCGCAATGCCGCCACCGCTGCAGCGGGAGTTGTCGGTTTATCGCATATTTCCCAGGCAAGGGTGAGCGCCTTCTCTGGTGATCTTTCCAAGGCGGATAAAGTACGCGTTGGAATTATCGGATTACGAAATCAGGGATTGGAACTGGCTCGGACTTTTCAGCAAACGAGCGGCTGTGAGATTGCCTCTATTTGCGACGTCGATGCCGCCGTGCGTGCACGGGCAGGACGGGAATTGAATCTGGAGAGCAATAAGGTTCGTAGCGAAGAGGATGCGAATTTCTTGTTCGACGATCCCAATCTGGATGCACTGGTGATTGCCACTCCCGATCATCACCACGCCTGGATGTCCGCCATGGCGGCTAACGCCGGGAAACATCTCTATCTGGAAATTCCGACCACACACAAATCGGAAGAAGGCGAACGCTTGCAACAGATGCTTTCGCAAACTGGTGTGCTGGTTCAAGTCGGACTGCAGCATCGCAGTGGACAGCATTATCACTCTGCGATGGAGTATCTACATTCTGGAGAACTCGGTTCGATTCGTTACGTCAAAGCCTGGGCGTGTGTGAAACGTCAGAAACTGATCACGACGGAAAAATCGATTCCTCATCCGCTTTCTCAACATCAGCAAAAGCTCTGGCTGGGGCCGGAATCATCTTGCGAACTGGCAGGTCCCGACTGGCATTTTCAATGGCGTTGTCTCTGGCCGTTCGGTTCCGGTGAACTCGGCTCGTGGGGCGTCCCTTTACTCGATATCGCCCGCTGGGGCTTGCAGGTCGACTTGCCGAATCGTGTGACCGCAACTGGTGGAAGCTATCATCTCAACGATGGTCGCGATACCCCCGATACCTTGCACGTTCAATACGATTTTCCCGATGCTGCAATCGTATGGGAACATCGTCAGTGGTCGAGCAGAGGTCACGAAGGCCGTCCGCATGGGGTCGCGTTTTATGGTGAAAAGGGAACTCTTATAATAGACCGCAGTGGCTGGAAAGTTTACGACAGCAAAAATTCCGTCGGACAACCAGCCAGCAAAACCCTGGAACCGCACGTGCAAAACTTTGTGGATGCCATTCGCCAGAATGTACCCCTCGCATCCGACTTTGCTACAGGTCGTGCCAGTTCCGATTTCTGCCATCTTGGAAATCGTGCTTTTCAACTGGGTGAGTCGATTTCAGTCAATGCTTAG
- a CDS encoding LacI family DNA-binding transcriptional regulator, protein MVNGERKVRLQDIAEKAGVSRAAVGHILNNSGLDCVRVSEATRKKILKIAEELDYRPNRAAQRLRGMPTRLIGVLLDTVNMAVFSARLAAIEAEAHARSYRLMIGQVHHDADEIKTYLDDFIDHGMDAILCLFDVMQDTRPRLKKVFEKRKNIILHSSPILKTQPCIRVETSYAIKLLVDHLAERGRKRIALQLWSPSDLLMSIRSDAWKTNVKGWGLPVANSLIWTNPEATQKPTSEAVDHCIQNLVLKNKADAIIASNDEWAVRIIQGLHRHGLSVPEDIAVTGYDNLDIADVIEPGLTTIDQCHASYAKEALNLVEESLAGPIPSSKRIRVILPELVVREST, encoded by the coding sequence ATGGTGAATGGAGAACGGAAGGTCCGGTTACAGGATATCGCTGAAAAAGCAGGGGTTTCCAGGGCAGCTGTGGGACATATCCTGAATAATTCAGGTTTGGACTGTGTACGGGTATCGGAAGCGACCAGAAAGAAAATTCTGAAGATCGCAGAAGAGCTCGACTATCGTCCTAACCGTGCTGCTCAGAGGCTTCGGGGAATGCCCACCCGGCTCATCGGAGTCCTGCTCGACACGGTCAATATGGCTGTTTTCTCCGCACGTCTGGCTGCGATTGAAGCAGAAGCCCATGCTCGTAGCTATCGACTGATGATCGGTCAGGTCCATCACGATGCGGATGAAATTAAAACGTATCTCGACGATTTCATTGATCATGGGATGGATGCCATCCTGTGTCTCTTTGACGTGATGCAGGATACCCGGCCGCGACTGAAAAAAGTTTTTGAGAAGCGGAAAAATATCATTCTGCACTCATCACCCATCCTGAAGACCCAGCCTTGTATCCGTGTTGAAACGTCTTACGCGATCAAGCTGCTGGTTGACCACCTTGCTGAGCGAGGCAGAAAGCGAATCGCCCTCCAGTTATGGTCTCCTTCCGACCTACTGATGTCCATCCGCAGTGATGCGTGGAAGACAAATGTCAAAGGATGGGGGCTTCCAGTTGCCAATTCACTGATCTGGACCAATCCCGAGGCAACACAGAAGCCGACCTCTGAAGCTGTGGATCACTGTATTCAGAATCTTGTCTTGAAAAACAAGGCTGATGCAATCATCGCCTCCAATGATGAATGGGCCGTGAGAATCATTCAAGGTTTGCATCGTCACGGACTTTCGGTTCCCGAGGACATTGCGGTAACAGGGTACGACAATCTGGATATCGCAGATGTCATAGAACCGGGGCTGACAACGATTGACCAATGTCATGCATCTTACGCGAAGGAAGCTCTGAATCTGGTCGAGGAATCGCTGGCAGGCCCCATCCCCTCATCGAAAAGAATTCGGGTCATTCTACCCGAACTGGTCGTTCGTGAATCGACTTGA